A portion of the Stigmatella aurantiaca DW4/3-1 genome contains these proteins:
- the rpmF gene encoding 50S ribosomal protein L32 — MGVPKKRTSKMRRDRRRAANSNLRTAVQVIKCSKCKEPVLPHRACAACGNYSGREVIATQ; from the coding sequence GTGGGAGTTCCCAAGAAGCGGACGTCGAAGATGCGCCGGGACCGCCGCCGCGCGGCCAACAGCAACCTGCGGACGGCTGTGCAGGTCATCAAGTGCTCCAAGTGCAAGGAGCCCGTGTTGCCGCACCGCGCCTGTGCCGCGTGTGGCAACTACAGCGGCCGTGAGGTCATTGCCACGCAGTAG
- a CDS encoding YceD family protein has product MVVKIEQILETGLKLDEPIGLQLLQEALGGAGQDTGFRATQPSTLHASFRKVSGGVLLKANFTAQVAAPCKRCLTDVTLDIPVSFTLNLVPESLARGEMAGGKDDEASDDRHPGERGGSFELEDTDEEVFDGKTIDLDPIVREQVLLALPMNAVCREDCKGLCAQCGQNLNEKPCGCQPKAVDPRLAPLMNIKLN; this is encoded by the coding sequence ATGGTCGTAAAGATTGAACAAATTCTAGAGACGGGGCTGAAGCTGGATGAGCCCATCGGTCTCCAGCTCCTTCAGGAGGCACTGGGAGGGGCCGGTCAAGACACCGGCTTCCGGGCAACCCAGCCTTCGACCTTGCACGCTTCCTTCCGGAAGGTGAGCGGTGGGGTGCTGCTGAAGGCGAACTTCACCGCCCAGGTGGCGGCGCCGTGCAAGCGCTGCCTGACGGATGTGACGCTGGACATCCCGGTGTCCTTTACGCTCAACCTGGTGCCCGAGTCCCTCGCCCGAGGCGAGATGGCTGGCGGCAAGGACGACGAGGCCTCGGACGACCGTCACCCCGGGGAGCGGGGAGGATCCTTCGAACTGGAGGACACGGACGAGGAAGTGTTCGACGGGAAGACGATCGATCTGGATCCGATCGTCCGGGAGCAGGTATTGCTCGCCCTGCCCATGAATGCGGTCTGCCGTGAGGACTGCAAGGGGCTCTGTGCGCAGTGTGGCCAGAACCTCAACGAGAAGCCGTGTGGCTGTCAGCCGAAGGCCGTTGACCCTCGGTTGGCGCCGTTGATGAACATCAAGCTGAACTGA
- a CDS encoding response regulator, translating to MARILIIEDEQDLAGLIEYNLRAAGFDPEVANSGAGGLAKARTRLPDLVLLDLMLPDISGHEVLRMLKNDPGLRAAPVVIVSAKGQEADRIQGLEMGADDYVVKPFSVRELMLRVKAVLRRADADEGPSTQLTAGEIQLDTSRHQVRVKGEEVVLTALEFRLLHTLLERGGRVQTREVLLSDVWGIQAEIHTRTVDTHIKRLREKLGPAGDIIETVRGVGYKLNPP from the coding sequence ATGGCGCGAATCCTGATCATCGAAGACGAGCAGGACCTCGCCGGACTCATTGAGTACAACCTGCGGGCCGCGGGGTTCGACCCCGAGGTGGCCAACAGCGGCGCGGGCGGGCTGGCCAAGGCCCGGACCCGGCTGCCGGACCTCGTTCTCTTGGATTTGATGCTTCCGGACATCTCGGGCCACGAGGTGCTCCGGATGTTGAAGAACGACCCCGGGCTGAGAGCGGCGCCGGTGGTCATCGTCAGCGCCAAGGGCCAGGAGGCCGACCGCATCCAGGGCTTGGAGATGGGGGCGGACGACTATGTGGTGAAGCCCTTCTCCGTCCGGGAGCTGATGCTCCGGGTCAAGGCGGTGCTGCGCCGGGCGGACGCGGATGAAGGGCCCTCCACCCAGCTCACCGCGGGAGAGATCCAGCTGGACACCTCGCGGCACCAGGTGCGTGTCAAGGGCGAAGAAGTCGTCCTGACCGCGCTGGAATTCCGCCTGCTGCACACCCTGCTGGAGCGCGGGGGCCGGGTGCAGACGCGCGAGGTCCTCCTCTCGGATGTCTGGGGCATCCAGGCGGAGATTCACACCCGCACCGTGGACACGCACATCAAGCGCCTGCGCGAGAAGCTGGGGCCCGCGGGGGACATCATCGAGACGGTCCGCGGCGTGGGCTACAAGCTCAACCCTCCATGA